The Chryseobacterium indicum genome includes a window with the following:
- the recA gene encoding recombinase RecA, whose product MSNIDDKKKALALVLDKLDKTYGKGTVMTLGENSVDSTIEVIPSGSLGLDIALGVGGYPRGRIIEIYGPESSGKTTLTLHAIAEAQKAGGIAAFIDAEHAFDRTYAAKLGIDLENLIISQPDNGEQALEIADNLIRSGAIDIVVIDSVAALTPKAEIEGEMGDSKMGLHARLMSQALRKLTATISRTKCTVIFINQLREKIGVMFGNPETTTGGNALKFYASVRVDIRKASAPIKQGDEAIGSRVKVKIVKNKVAPPFKQAEFDIMYGEGVSKTGEILDQAVEQGIVKKSGSWFSYEETKLGQGRDAVKDVLKDNPELAEELENKIKEELKNK is encoded by the coding sequence ATGAGTAACATAGACGATAAGAAAAAAGCACTGGCTTTGGTGCTGGACAAACTAGATAAAACATACGGAAAGGGAACGGTAATGACCTTGGGAGAAAATTCCGTAGACAGTACAATTGAGGTGATTCCTTCAGGATCTTTGGGATTGGACATCGCTCTTGGAGTGGGTGGTTATCCGAGAGGAAGAATCATTGAGATCTATGGTCCGGAATCTTCAGGTAAAACAACGTTAACGCTTCACGCCATTGCAGAAGCTCAGAAAGCAGGAGGTATTGCAGCGTTTATTGATGCAGAGCACGCTTTCGACAGAACTTATGCCGCAAAATTGGGAATCGATCTTGAAAACCTTATTATTTCTCAGCCGGACAACGGAGAGCAGGCACTGGAAATTGCTGATAACCTGATCCGTTCGGGAGCGATTGATATCGTGGTAATTGACTCGGTTGCTGCGCTTACGCCAAAAGCAGAGATCGAAGGGGAAATGGGAGATTCTAAAATGGGTCTTCATGCGAGATTGATGTCTCAGGCTTTAAGAAAATTAACAGCAACCATTTCAAGAACAAAATGTACGGTTATTTTCATCAACCAGTTGAGAGAGAAAATCGGAGTAATGTTCGGAAATCCTGAAACGACAACGGGTGGTAACGCTTTGAAATTCTATGCTTCGGTAAGAGTTGACATCAGAAAAGCAAGTGCACCTATCAAACAAGGTGATGAAGCGATCGGAAGCCGTGTGAAAGTGAAAATTGTTAAGAACAAAGTTGCCCCGCCTTTCAAACAGGCAGAATTCGACATCATGTATGGTGAAGGGGTTTCTAAAACGGGAGAAATTCTTGATCAGGCTGTAGAACAGGGAATTGTAAAGAAAAGCGGTTCTTGGTTCAGCTACGAAGAAACAAAGCTTGGACAGGGTCGTGATGCAGTAAAAGATGTTTTAAAAGACAATCCTGAACTTGCAGAAGAACTGGAAAACAAAATTAAAGAAGAACTTAAGAATAAATAA
- the htpG gene encoding molecular chaperone HtpG → MTKGNINVSVENIFPLIKKFLYSDHEIFLRELISNATDATLKLKHLTGIGEAKVEYGNPKIEVKVDKENKKLHIIDQGIGMTGEEVEKYINQVAFSGAEEFLEKYKDTAKDSGIIGHFGLGFYSAFMVAEKVEILTKSYKDEPAVRWICDGSPEFTLEETTDKTDRGTEIILHIAEDSTEFLEEGKIRELLLKYNKFMPVPIKFGTKTHTLPLPEDAPEDAVAETEEVDNIINNPTPAWTIAPSELTNEDYMKFYHELYPMQFEEPLFNIHLNVDYPFNLTGILFFPKLNNNLNIEKDKIQLYQNQVFVTDEVKGIVPDFLMLLRGVIDSPDIPLNVSRSYLQADGAVKKISSYITKKVADKMASLINENREDYEKKWNDIKVVIEYGIVTEEKFAEKADKFTLYPTTDGKYFLWNELEEKIKPTQTDKDGKLVVLYASNADEQHSYIQSAKDKGYEVLLLDSPIIPHVIQKLETSKDKISFARVDADHINNLIKKDEPVISKLTETEKESLKKNVEESINDTKFTVQLEDLDSNDAPFTITQPEFMRRMKDMQATGGGGMFGMGGFPEMYNLVVNSNSELAGQILKTENTEEKSDLIKYALDLAKLSQNLLKGKELTDFIQRSYKQLEK, encoded by the coding sequence ATGACTAAAGGAAATATTAATGTATCTGTGGAAAATATTTTCCCGCTTATTAAAAAATTTCTTTACAGTGACCACGAAATATTCTTAAGAGAGTTAATTTCCAACGCAACAGATGCTACGTTAAAGCTAAAACATTTAACAGGCATCGGTGAAGCAAAAGTGGAATACGGAAATCCGAAGATTGAAGTAAAAGTAGATAAAGAAAACAAAAAACTTCATATCATCGATCAGGGAATCGGGATGACGGGTGAAGAAGTTGAAAAATACATCAATCAGGTTGCTTTTTCGGGTGCTGAAGAGTTTCTGGAAAAATACAAAGACACCGCAAAAGATTCAGGAATTATCGGACATTTCGGACTTGGCTTTTACTCTGCCTTCATGGTTGCAGAAAAAGTAGAAATCCTTACCAAATCTTACAAAGATGAGCCTGCTGTTCGTTGGATCTGTGACGGAAGCCCTGAATTTACTTTAGAGGAAACTACGGATAAAACAGACAGAGGAACAGAAATTATTCTTCATATTGCAGAAGATTCTACAGAGTTTCTGGAAGAAGGAAAGATCCGCGAACTGCTGTTGAAGTATAACAAATTTATGCCTGTTCCTATTAAATTCGGAACAAAAACTCATACGCTTCCATTACCGGAAGATGCTCCTGAAGATGCGGTTGCAGAAACGGAAGAAGTTGACAATATTATCAACAATCCGACTCCGGCATGGACTATTGCGCCGAGCGAACTGACAAATGAAGATTATATGAAGTTCTACCACGAATTGTATCCCATGCAGTTTGAGGAACCTTTGTTTAATATTCACCTGAATGTAGATTATCCGTTCAATTTAACGGGGATTTTATTTTTCCCGAAACTTAACAATAATTTAAATATCGAAAAAGATAAGATTCAGTTGTATCAGAATCAGGTTTTTGTAACGGATGAAGTGAAAGGAATTGTACCTGATTTCTTAATGCTTCTGCGCGGTGTGATCGATTCTCCGGATATTCCGCTGAACGTTTCCCGTTCTTATCTTCAGGCAGACGGAGCCGTGAAGAAAATATCTTCGTACATCACGAAAAAAGTTGCCGACAAAATGGCATCTTTAATTAACGAAAACCGTGAAGATTACGAGAAAAAATGGAACGACATTAAAGTAGTGATCGAATACGGAATTGTTACCGAAGAAAAGTTTGCAGAAAAAGCTGATAAATTCACTCTTTATCCAACCACTGACGGAAAATATTTCCTTTGGAATGAACTGGAAGAAAAGATTAAACCTACCCAGACCGATAAAGACGGAAAACTGGTCGTTCTTTATGCTTCCAACGCAGATGAACAGCACTCTTACATCCAGTCTGCAAAAGATAAAGGATATGAGGTTCTTCTTTTAGATTCTCCGATTATTCCTCACGTGATTCAAAAACTGGAAACATCCAAAGATAAAATTTCTTTTGCAAGAGTAGATGCAGATCACATCAACAATCTGATTAAAAAAGATGAGCCTGTTATTTCAAAATTAACAGAGACTGAAAAGGAATCTTTAAAGAAAAACGTTGAAGAATCTATTAATGATACTAAATTTACCGTTCAGCTTGAAGATTTAGACAGCAATGATGCGCCTTTCACCATTACCCAGCCTGAATTTATGAGAAGAATGAAAGATATGCAGGCAACAGGAGGCGGCGGAATGTTCGGAATGGGAGGATTCCCGGAAATGTACAATCTGGTGGTAAATTCCAACAGCGAACTGGCTGGTCAGATTTTAAAAACGGAAAATACAGAGGAAAAGTCAGATCTGATTAAATATGCTCTGGATCTTGCTAAACTTTCGCAGAATTTATTGAAAGGAAAAGAGCTTACGGACTTCATCCAGAGAAGTTATAAGCAACTGGAAAAGTAA
- a CDS encoding AMP-binding protein: protein MQIDFNNLNINQLSFETEFEIKVKNFLNEWFSDSDTVKVQTSGSTGTPKVFDIEKNRMINSAEMTCDFLRLKEGNTALICLPVEYISGKMMIVRSMMRKLKLIVVDPSIKPVETLDQPVDFCAMTPLQVENSLDKLYLIRNLIIGGAAVSEDLKKKMKEILKKSDSETYIFETYGMSETLSHIGLKQILPNPEEYFTVFENVEISLDERNCLRIFASKLNPEILQTNDLVEIKNEKQFKFLGRIDNVINSGGAKIFPEQLEALVKKEISNEVVFLGIDDASLGQKLIAVLEGGKSDDLIKKVREIQFEKSFHKPKEIIFVEKIPRTPNGKINRIELKKLLNNTI, encoded by the coding sequence ATGCAGATCGACTTCAATAATCTCAATATTAATCAATTATCCTTTGAAACAGAATTCGAAATCAAGGTGAAGAATTTTCTGAACGAATGGTTCTCGGATTCTGATACCGTAAAAGTACAGACTTCCGGTTCTACGGGAACTCCCAAAGTTTTTGATATTGAAAAAAACAGAATGATAAATTCGGCAGAGATGACCTGTGATTTTTTGAGATTGAAAGAAGGAAATACGGCTTTAATCTGTCTTCCGGTCGAATATATTTCTGGGAAAATGATGATCGTTCGTTCAATGATGAGAAAATTAAAATTAATTGTTGTCGATCCTTCGATTAAACCCGTTGAAACTTTAGATCAGCCTGTTGATTTCTGTGCTATGACGCCGCTTCAGGTAGAGAATTCTTTAGATAAACTGTATCTGATTAGAAATCTGATTATTGGCGGAGCCGCAGTTTCCGAAGACCTGAAAAAAAAGATGAAGGAAATTTTGAAAAAATCAGATTCTGAAACCTATATTTTCGAAACTTACGGAATGTCTGAAACCCTTTCTCATATTGGTTTGAAACAAATTTTGCCAAACCCTGAAGAATATTTTACGGTTTTTGAAAATGTAGAAATATCTTTGGACGAAAGAAACTGTCTGAGAATTTTTGCCTCCAAATTAAATCCCGAAATTCTTCAAACGAATGATTTAGTTGAAATAAAAAACGAGAAGCAGTTTAAATTTTTAGGAAGAATTGACAATGTAATCAATTCAGGAGGTGCAAAAATTTTTCCTGAACAGTTGGAGGCTCTGGTAAAAAAAGAAATTTCGAATGAAGTGGTTTTCTTAGGAATTGATGACGCAAGTCTGGGACAGAAATTGATTGCAGTACTTGAAGGCGGAAAATCGGACGATTTAATTAAAAAAGTAAGAGAAATTCAATTTGAAAAAAGTTTTCACAAGCCGAAAGAAATTATTTTTGTTGAAAAAATTCCAAGAACGCCCAATGGAAAAATTAATAGAATTGAACTGAAAAAACTTTTAAATAACACCATTTAG
- the arfB gene encoding alternative ribosome rescue aminoacyl-tRNA hydrolase ArfB, whose protein sequence is MKDFTRELSYKTSRSSGAGGQNVNKVETSVTVLWNVQESGFFNEFQKNLIQEKLRNRINAEGFLFLTVSESRTQLANKNKATDKILEIVNKALVVPKKRLATKPSKAQKQKRLDTKKKLSDKKENRKFKY, encoded by the coding sequence ATGAAAGATTTTACCAGAGAACTAAGCTATAAGACTTCCCGCAGCAGCGGAGCAGGAGGGCAGAATGTGAATAAGGTGGAGACTTCCGTAACGGTTCTTTGGAATGTGCAGGAATCCGGATTTTTTAATGAATTTCAGAAAAACTTAATTCAGGAAAAACTCAGAAACAGGATTAATGCAGAAGGATTTTTATTTTTAACTGTTTCAGAAAGCAGAACGCAGCTTGCCAATAAAAATAAAGCGACGGATAAAATCCTTGAAATCGTGAATAAAGCTTTGGTTGTACCCAAAAAGCGTCTTGCCACAAAACCTTCAAAAGCTCAGAAGCAAAAAAGATTAGACACGAAAAAGAAATTATCGGATAAAAAAGAAAACAGAAAGTTTAAATATTAG
- a CDS encoding MGMT family protein, whose protein sequence is MNEIFKKQVWEITKLVPKGRVTSYGAIAKAVGYPNHSRHVGKAMGGCPKGVPAHRVISSSGTLSVPEFQEKLEAEGITVENFRIKNFKNLFWNPLEEL, encoded by the coding sequence ATGAACGAAATATTTAAAAAGCAGGTTTGGGAAATCACTAAGTTAGTTCCAAAAGGCAGAGTAACGAGTTACGGAGCAATTGCCAAAGCAGTCGGTTATCCCAATCATTCCCGCCACGTTGGAAAAGCAATGGGAGGCTGTCCGAAAGGTGTTCCTGCGCATCGTGTGATTTCAAGTTCAGGAACTTTATCGGTTCCGGAATTTCAGGAAAAACTGGAAGCGGAAGGAATTACTGTTGAAAATTTCAGGATTAAAAACTTCAAAAACCTGTTCTGGAATCCGCTGGAAGAGCTGTAA
- a CDS encoding alpha/beta hydrolase, with amino-acid sequence MKTKLLFSALFLMTVCFFKAQMDDNFYKPGKTLRPVENLVYEDFSIPVEKDTITGIILKPKSVKAKGTVLFFHGAGGNVTSYLFMTKPLVENNFQVVMIDFRGYGKSTGKPTHLNIASDGQIFFDKMIQRPEIADTKIILYGASMGSQIAAHLAKNNKTKIAGLVMDGSLSSFTDIAMYYKPELKEVISRYVISPYSAKEDLQDTEGLPKLFIHSKDDKDVPYEEGSENYAKASLPKEFLEYSGKHLEAMNTQAGKIVSAIDKMLNK; translated from the coding sequence ATGAAAACAAAACTTCTATTCTCCGCACTTTTTTTAATGACAGTTTGCTTTTTTAAAGCACAGATGGATGATAATTTCTATAAGCCGGGCAAGACACTTCGTCCTGTAGAAAATCTGGTTTACGAAGATTTTTCCATTCCGGTGGAAAAAGATACCATTACAGGAATTATTTTAAAGCCAAAATCGGTAAAAGCCAAAGGAACAGTTCTGTTTTTTCACGGAGCAGGAGGAAATGTAACTTCTTATCTCTTCATGACGAAACCTTTGGTTGAAAATAATTTTCAGGTAGTAATGATCGATTTTCGAGGTTATGGAAAATCAACAGGAAAACCAACTCACCTTAACATCGCATCAGACGGACAGATTTTCTTTGATAAAATGATACAAAGACCTGAAATTGCCGATACCAAAATTATTCTGTACGGAGCTTCTATGGGATCACAGATTGCGGCTCATTTAGCGAAAAATAATAAAACCAAAATTGCAGGACTGGTAATGGATGGAAGTCTTTCTTCTTTCACGGATATTGCGATGTATTACAAACCCGAACTCAAGGAAGTCATTTCCCGATATGTTATTTCTCCTTATTCTGCTAAAGAGGATTTACAGGATACTGAAGGTCTTCCTAAACTTTTTATTCACAGTAAAGATGATAAGGATGTTCCTTACGAAGAAGGATCTGAGAATTATGCCAAAGCTTCTTTGCCGAAAGAGTTTTTGGAATATTCCGGAAAACATCTGGAAGCGATGAATACACAGGCTGGAAAAATTGTTTCGGCTATTGATAAGATGCTGAATAAATAA
- a CDS encoding deoxyhypusine synthase family protein, producing the protein MSKPITEFIEKYYLHFNAAALVDASKGYVAHLKDGGKMMITLAGAMSTAELGKILAEMIRQDKVDFISCTGANLEEDLMNLVAHSHYERVPHYRDLTPQEEWDLLERGLNRVTDTCIPEEEAFRRLQKHIFEIWKDADDKGERYFPHEYMYKMILSGVLEQYYEIPRENSWMIAAAEKNLPIVVPGWEDSTMGNIFASYCIKGELKFSTMKSGIEYMAYLADWYTKNSSGKGVGFFQIGGGIAGDFPICVVPMLYQDMEMHDIPFWSYFCQISDSTTSYGSYSGAVPNEKITWGKLDITTPKFIVESDATICAPLMFSYILEN; encoded by the coding sequence ATGAGCAAACCGATAACTGAGTTCATAGAAAAGTACTACCTGCACTTCAACGCAGCTGCATTGGTGGATGCTTCTAAGGGATATGTTGCGCATCTTAAGGATGGCGGAAAAATGATGATTACTCTTGCCGGAGCAATGTCTACTGCGGAGTTGGGGAAAATTCTTGCAGAGATGATCCGTCAGGATAAAGTAGATTTCATTTCTTGTACAGGGGCAAATCTCGAAGAAGATTTAATGAATCTTGTAGCACATTCTCACTATGAAAGAGTTCCTCACTACAGAGATCTTACGCCACAGGAAGAGTGGGATCTTCTGGAAAGAGGTCTGAACAGAGTTACAGATACCTGTATTCCTGAAGAAGAAGCTTTCAGAAGATTGCAGAAACATATTTTTGAAATCTGGAAAGATGCAGATGATAAAGGTGAAAGATATTTCCCGCACGAATACATGTACAAAATGATCCTTTCCGGAGTTTTGGAACAGTATTATGAAATCCCGAGAGAAAACTCATGGATGATTGCTGCTGCGGAGAAAAATTTACCAATCGTCGTTCCGGGATGGGAAGATTCTACAATGGGTAATATTTTTGCTTCTTACTGCATCAAAGGAGAACTTAAATTCTCTACGATGAAATCAGGGATCGAGTATATGGCTTATTTAGCAGACTGGTACACTAAAAATTCATCAGGAAAAGGAGTAGGATTCTTCCAGATTGGAGGAGGTATTGCCGGAGATTTCCCGATCTGTGTGGTTCCGATGCTGTATCAGGATATGGAAATGCATGATATTCCGTTCTGGTCTTATTTCTGTCAGATTTCAGACTCAACGACTTCTTACGGTTCTTATTCCGGAGCAGTTCCGAACGAGAAAATTACCTGGGGTAAACTGGATATCACAACACCGAAATTTATCGTTGAAAGTGATGCTACCATTTGTGCACCATTGATGTTTTCTTATATCCTTGAAAACTAA
- a CDS encoding S9 family peptidase, whose translation MNLKSAVLLLLLMTSYVYGQKKPLDHSVYDNWQNIGARKISNDGKWVGYSVDVQEGNPDLYLHSVKNKSTKKFPRATKMEFTSDSRFAVFQIRPFYKDIKAVKDKKLKQNKLTKDTLAVFDFTKGTTEKIPNVKGFKIPEKGGSFVAYLLENMKDKSSDSASDKDDDDENKDDDTKAKPLQLVIRNLLDGKSTTYDNVVRYQFSKNGKELVFVTKKPEEKPKKGKEEKKDSLEDKSLVKKDTDKSKPKKYTLQTVQVVDLKTGNVNKISEMEGDFSQLAFDEEGNQLAFVGTSSAQNDLVKLYQLYYFNFKGNKNKTVTNDHSQMKKNWVVSENRLPIFSKNGKQLYFGVAPKPVAKDTTLIANDHAVLDIWNYKDDYLQTVQLKELKNDLKKSYAAVMQTDKPEFFTNIDGEDLDTLRLVNEGNAEFVLGITSVNNRIQSQWEGSEKKTYFIIDNKSGERTEMIRNLNGSVAVSPLGKFVVIFDREKGQWLSYNVKTKQTIPLNKDLSVSFVDEEFDMPDFPNAYGIASWTDNDESVIIKDRYDLWEFFPDGSKKPSNITNGFGRKNKITFDTYDLDKDIKSVNRKKSIYLSAFDNVSKANGIFKTTIQSGSDPVKIQMENVWGYRSLQKAKNAEDYILVKESYTDSPNIFTTSDFKNQEKLSSTNPQQSLYNWGTSELVNWKTPKGNSSTGVLYKPENFDPNKKYPMIVYFYEKLSDNLNRYVAPSPTPSRLNISYFVSNGYLVFTPDISYVDGFPGESAMEYINSGVEKLKENSWVNGSKIGIQGQSWGGYQVAYLIAHTDMYAAAWSGAPVVNMTSAYGGIRWSSGMNRQFQYEKSQSRLGKNLWEAPELYIKNSPLFTIDQVKTPVVIMSNDRDGAVPWYQGIEMFTALRRLGKPAWLLNYNGDDHNLIKRQNRKDIQIREQQFFDYYLKEAKAPVWMTKGIPATQKGKDWGFELTDEKP comes from the coding sequence ATGAATTTGAAAAGTGCAGTTTTGCTTCTGCTTCTCATGACTTCGTATGTCTATGGGCAGAAAAAGCCGTTGGATCATTCGGTTTATGATAATTGGCAGAATATCGGAGCCAGAAAAATATCCAATGACGGAAAATGGGTAGGATATTCAGTAGATGTACAGGAAGGAAATCCCGATCTTTACTTACATTCTGTAAAAAATAAAAGCACAAAGAAATTTCCGAGAGCCACAAAAATGGAATTTACCAGCGATTCCAGATTTGCAGTTTTCCAGATCCGTCCTTTTTACAAAGATATAAAAGCGGTAAAAGATAAAAAATTAAAACAGAACAAACTGACCAAAGATACCCTCGCTGTTTTTGATTTCACTAAAGGAACGACAGAGAAAATTCCTAATGTAAAAGGATTCAAAATTCCGGAAAAGGGAGGTTCTTTTGTGGCTTATCTGCTGGAAAATATGAAAGACAAATCTTCCGACAGTGCTTCAGACAAAGATGATGACGACGAAAACAAAGATGATGATACAAAGGCAAAACCATTACAGTTGGTGATCAGAAATCTTTTGGACGGAAAAAGTACAACGTATGACAATGTTGTTCGCTATCAGTTCAGTAAAAACGGAAAAGAGCTTGTTTTTGTTACAAAAAAACCGGAAGAAAAACCTAAAAAAGGGAAGGAAGAGAAAAAAGATTCATTAGAAGATAAATCTCTGGTTAAAAAAGATACGGATAAATCCAAACCTAAAAAATATACGCTTCAGACCGTTCAGGTTGTTGATCTTAAAACCGGAAACGTCAATAAAATCTCAGAAATGGAGGGAGATTTCTCACAGCTTGCATTTGATGAAGAAGGAAATCAGTTAGCTTTTGTTGGAACTTCTTCCGCACAGAATGATCTCGTAAAACTGTATCAGTTGTATTATTTTAATTTTAAAGGAAATAAAAATAAAACCGTTACTAACGATCATTCTCAGATGAAGAAAAACTGGGTAGTTTCAGAAAACCGTTTGCCTATATTCAGTAAAAACGGAAAACAGTTGTATTTCGGGGTAGCTCCGAAACCTGTTGCAAAAGACACTACATTGATTGCAAACGATCATGCCGTGCTAGATATCTGGAATTATAAAGATGATTATCTGCAAACGGTTCAGTTAAAAGAATTGAAAAATGATCTGAAAAAATCTTATGCTGCCGTAATGCAGACCGACAAACCGGAATTTTTTACCAATATCGACGGAGAAGATCTCGATACTTTGCGACTGGTGAACGAAGGAAACGCAGAGTTTGTATTGGGAATTACCAGTGTAAACAACCGCATTCAGTCACAATGGGAAGGTTCTGAAAAGAAGACTTATTTTATTATCGACAATAAATCAGGCGAAAGAACAGAAATGATAAGAAACCTGAATGGCTCAGTTGCCGTTTCTCCGTTGGGAAAATTTGTCGTGATTTTCGACAGGGAAAAAGGACAATGGCTGAGTTATAATGTAAAAACAAAACAAACAATACCGCTCAATAAAGATTTGTCCGTTTCTTTTGTAGATGAAGAGTTCGATATGCCGGATTTTCCCAACGCATACGGAATCGCATCATGGACGGATAATGATGAATCCGTCATCATCAAAGACCGATACGATCTTTGGGAGTTTTTTCCGGACGGCTCTAAAAAGCCCAGTAACATCACCAACGGATTCGGGCGTAAAAACAAAATTACTTTTGATACATATGATTTAGACAAAGACATTAAAAGTGTAAACCGAAAAAAATCGATTTATTTGTCAGCATTTGATAATGTTTCCAAAGCCAATGGAATTTTTAAAACAACCATTCAGTCCGGATCTGATCCTGTGAAAATTCAGATGGAAAATGTCTGGGGATATCGCAGTCTTCAGAAAGCAAAAAATGCAGAAGATTATATTTTAGTAAAAGAATCCTATACCGATTCTCCGAATATTTTTACGACTTCCGATTTTAAAAATCAGGAAAAATTAAGCAGCACGAATCCTCAGCAAAGTCTTTACAATTGGGGGACAAGTGAACTGGTAAATTGGAAAACTCCGAAAGGAAATTCGTCGACAGGTGTTCTCTACAAACCTGAAAATTTTGATCCTAACAAAAAATATCCAATGATTGTTTATTTCTACGAAAAACTTTCGGATAATCTGAACCGTTACGTAGCACCGTCTCCAACTCCTTCAAGATTAAATATTTCGTATTTTGTAAGCAACGGATATCTTGTTTTTACACCTGATATTTCATATGTCGATGGTTTTCCGGGAGAATCTGCAATGGAATATATCAATTCGGGTGTTGAAAAACTAAAAGAAAATTCATGGGTTAATGGCTCAAAAATAGGAATTCAGGGACAAAGCTGGGGCGGTTATCAGGTTGCGTATCTCATTGCACATACCGATATGTACGCCGCAGCATGGAGTGGTGCTCCTGTCGTGAACATGACTTCTGCGTATGGCGGAATAAGATGGTCTTCAGGTATGAACCGACAGTTTCAGTACGAAAAATCACAAAGCAGATTAGGAAAAAATCTTTGGGAAGCACCAGAACTGTATATTAAAAATTCACCGCTTTTTACCATCGATCAAGTGAAAACTCCGGTGGTGATTATGAGCAACGACAGAGACGGAGCTGTTCCGTGGTATCAGGGAATTGAGATGTTTACCGCACTGCGCCGTTTAGGAAAACCGGCCTGGCTGTTAAATTATAATGGTGACGACCATAATCTCATAAAACGCCAGAACCGAAAAGATATTCAGATCCGCGAACAGCAGTTTTTCGATTATTATCTTAAAGAAGCGAAAGCGCCGGTCTGGATGACGAAAGGGATTCCTGCAACCCAAAAGGGAAAAGACTGGGGATTTGAATTAACCGATGAAAAGCCTTAA
- a CDS encoding acyltransferase family protein: protein MEAFQKNKFDALTGMRAVAAIMVFVYHNRKYWRNDLPFEIMRFISEWHIGVTVFFVLSGFLLAYRYEEKPLESKKSYLKYILLRIARIFPLYWILLSAFFLDLKYSKDVDTYFLQYSLFYSLFEKYSVSGIVQAWSLTVEFFFYLLAPFLFLLLKKNWSYCILFLAGFFLSGWGIGYGLHEYNGNPEGFLYPLKFMTGSTFFGRSSEFFFGMLLAYVMKKEKGIQFLKKLKRATLMGGISIILLTVAIAFFARNNFVHGVERWEGRLIHEFLLPIAIISFFWGLMSEKTWVSKVLSSKLLILLGNASFVFYLIHLSYFNMKLKSFVYLPDKNFVLLWICSIIIYLLIEKPLYEKCRKLIAKIK from the coding sequence TTGGAAGCTTTTCAGAAAAATAAATTCGATGCTTTAACAGGAATGCGCGCTGTTGCGGCGATTATGGTATTTGTATATCATAACCGCAAATACTGGCGTAATGATCTTCCCTTTGAAATCATGCGTTTCATCAGCGAATGGCATATCGGAGTAACCGTTTTCTTTGTCCTGAGCGGATTTTTACTCGCTTACCGTTACGAAGAAAAACCTCTGGAATCCAAAAAATCTTATTTAAAATACATTTTACTGCGGATCGCCAGAATTTTTCCCTTGTACTGGATTTTGCTGAGCGCTTTTTTTCTGGATTTAAAATATTCCAAAGATGTAGATACATATTTCTTACAGTATTCACTTTTTTACTCTTTATTTGAAAAATACTCTGTCTCAGGAATCGTTCAGGCTTGGTCGCTTACGGTAGAATTTTTCTTTTATCTTCTCGCTCCGTTTTTATTTCTTTTGCTTAAAAAAAACTGGAGCTACTGTATTCTTTTTTTAGCCGGATTTTTTCTTTCAGGTTGGGGAATCGGTTATGGTCTGCATGAATATAACGGAAATCCGGAAGGCTTTTTATATCCTCTGAAATTCATGACAGGAAGCACATTTTTCGGAAGAAGCTCTGAATTTTTCTTCGGAATGTTGCTGGCTTATGTAATGAAGAAAGAGAAAGGTATTCAATTTTTAAAAAAATTAAAAAGGGCTACTTTAATGGGCGGTATTTCTATTATTCTGTTAACCGTTGCCATTGCATTTTTTGCGCGGAATAACTTTGTTCACGGAGTAGAGCGATGGGAAGGAAGACTGATTCACGAATTTTTGCTTCCAATCGCGATTATCAGTTTCTTTTGGGGACTGATGTCTGAAAAAACATGGGTTTCAAAAGTTCTTTCTTCAAAACTATTGATTCTTTTGGGAAATGCCTCATTTGTATTTTACCTGATCCATCTGAGTTATTTCAATATGAAACTCAAATCTTTCGTTTATCTTCCCGACAAAAATTTTGTCCTGTTGTGGATTTGTTCAATCATTATTTATCTGCTCATCGAGAAACCTCTGTATGAAAAATGCAGAAAATTGATTGCTAAGATTAAATAA